From Bradysia coprophila strain Holo2 unplaced genomic scaffold, BU_Bcop_v1 contig_324, whole genome shotgun sequence, the proteins below share one genomic window:
- the LOC119079684 gene encoding uncharacterized protein LOC119079684: MAEEILLTNVAPKVEEVPASLASTVYLKSSIKFSTLLQKSLIIGHLYIFDLEIRSRGALVDVEIKPRNSVPRYTVKLNANCADKEPKIYDFNEKIIILTGIPCKNFELRFAIEFSPNYLTERSFIADIKKHFSTSVRLISSNGVVETNKELLTIRSPVFKAMFDNDTMEAEALQVSMKTFNKETLEAFDNFLVTDSIENVEKTALDLFILGDQYDIPLLKTKAGAAILNNLSEQNFEQVISWILKLQPELTKEAVKNYYVEGKKMEVSKGSDI; this comes from the exons ATGGCGGAGGAGATATTGTTGACCAATGTGGCTCCTAAGGTCGAGGAAGTACCAGCCAGTCTAGCCTCAACAGTATATCTGAAgagttcaattaaattttcaacgttACTCCAAAAATCACTCATCATCGGACATCTTTATATTTTCGATTTGGAAATAAGATCTCGTGGCGCATTGGTTGACGTGGAAATTAAACCACGTAATAGTGTACCACGCTATACAGTGAAATTGAATGCAAATTGCGCAGATAAAGAGCCAAAGATCTACGATTTCAACGAAAAGATTATCATTCTAACTGGCATTCCGTGTAAG AATTTTGAGCTAAGATTCGCTATCGAATTCTCGCCGAACTACTTAACTGAAAGGTCATTCATTGCTGATATTAAAAAGCATTTCTCTACGTCTGTACGCCTCATCTCATCGAATGGTGTTGTCGAAACAAACAAAGAGCTTCTTACCATCAGATCGCCTGTGTTCAAGGCCATGTTCGACAATGACACAATGGAAGCTGAAGCATTGCAAGTGAGCATGAAAACATTCAACAAGGAAACACTTGAGGCATTCGATAATTTCTTGGTCACGGACTCTATTGAGAATGTTGAAAAAACCGCTCTGGATCTGTTCATTTTGGGGGATCAATATGACATTCCACTTTTGAAAACTAAAGCTGGAGCTGCGATTCTTAACAATCTCTCGGAACAGAATTTCGAACAGGTCATTTCGTGGATTTTGAAATTGCAACCGGAATTGACCAAGGAAGCTGTTAAGAATTATTATGTGGAAGGTAAGAAGATGGAAGTTTCGAAAGGCAGCGACATTTGA